Genomic DNA from Paucilactobacillus hokkaidonensis JCM 18461:
GGATGGAGAATGAAATTGACGTTATCAAGCACCTTTTTACCATCAATGGTTTTGCTGACGTTTTCTACGCGTAATAGATCGTTGCCCATTTCGCGTTCAGGTGTGAATTTAATAAATGGATATTTACGTGAGCTCGGTTTGATATCATCCAACGAGATTTTTTCCAATTGTTTCTTCCGTGATGTTGCTTGCTTAGACTTAGAAGCGTTGGCGGAGAAACGATCAACGAATTCTTGCAATTGCTTAATTTGTTCTTCTTTTTTAGCATTTGATTGTGACTTAAGTTGTTGTGCTAATTGTGAACTTTGAATCCAGAAGTCATAATTGCCGACGAATAATTCAATTTTACCGAAGTCCACATCACAAATATGGGTACAAACGGTGTTTAAAAAGTGGCGGTCATGACTGACAACTAGGACGGTATTATCGTAGTCAGCGAGGAAGTTTTCTAGCCAGCTGATCGTCTGCGGATCCAAACCATTGGTCGGTTCGTCCAATAACAGTACGTCTGGTTTGCCAAACAATGCCTGTGCTAGCAACACTTTAATTTTGTCTCTTTCAGGTAATTCCTTCATTAAACTTTGATGTTGGCTTTCGGGGATGCCCAATGATTGTAATAACTGGTCGGCATCACTTTCTGCGTTCCAGCCATCCATTTCGGCAAAATCGCCTTCAAGTTCGGCCACTTTGAGTCCATCAGCCTCTGAAAAATCAGGTTTGGCGTACAATGCGTCTTTGTCGACCATTATTTGATAGAGCTTTTCATAGCCTTGGAGTACTGTATTGAGGACAGTTTGGTCATCAAAGGCGAAGTGATCTTGTTTCAAACTGCTCATTCGTTCATTATGCCCCATGCTCACAGTACCGGTGGTTGGCGTAAGATTACCTTCAAGAATCTTTAAGAACGTTGATTTTCCGGCCCCATTAGCACCAATAATGCCGTAGCAGTTTCCCGGAGTGAATTTTAAATTTACATTTTCATACAACTTTCGATCTGAAAATGTCATGGATACATTATTAACAGTTAACAATCTCTTACCTCACTTTAATTTGTTTATCGTTAGTTTCGCATTCCTTCCATACTAGCAGATAAGGGCAAGTGGAACAATGATATAATACTGAAGGATGGCATTAAAGCGGTAACATTAAAAATAAGGGGTGATTTTATGACTTTTGGACCGGATCCACATCAAGTTTATCCTAATTCAAATATCAAAGAACTGGTGTTTATTAAAAATACCATTACACGACCGAATATTAAGATTGGTGATTTCACATATTATGATGATCCTGTCAATCCTGAAGGGTTTGAAGAACATGTAACACATCACTATGAGTTTCTGGGTGACCAACTAATAATTGGTAAATTTTGCTCAATTGCAAGTGGCATTGAATTTATAATGAACGGTGCCAATCACGTTATGAAGGGAATTTCCACCTATCCATTTAATATTTTGGCAAATGGTTGGGAAAATAAAACCCCGGAGCTTTCTGATTTACCGTTTAAAGGAAACACCGTCGTTGGTAATGATGTCTGGTTCGGTCAAAACGTGACGGTTTTACCAGGGATCACCATTGGCGATGGAGCGATTATCGGAGCCAATAGTGTGGTTACTAAGGATGTTGCGCCATACAATATTGTGGGTGGCAACCCAGCACAGATGATTAAGCAACGATTTTCAACTAATGTTATTGCCAGTCTTGAAAAGCTTGCGTGGTGGGACCGAGATATTAGTTGGATTAATGCCCATATTGGTGCCTTAATGGTCGGAGAAATTAGTCTGGAACAGATTGAGGCATTAATTGCGGCTAAGTAGTGATTGATCTCTTTTTAAATTTTCGAAAAAAACTACCTGATGATTTCCAAACGGAAGTCATCAGGTAGTTTTATTAATATGATTTAATTAAGTTTACTGAGCTGTGTATCCACCGTCAACAACGAATTCTGATCCAGTAGCGAATTTAGATTCATTAGAAGCTAGGTAGATGCAAATATAGGCAATGTCATTTGGTTCACCGAGATGGCCCATTGGTGTTTTTGTCCGTTCTGACATGGCTGCTTCAGCGCCGGGAATATTATCAACTAATGGAGTTTTGATATAACCGGGATGAACGGTGTTAACTCGAACGCCGTAGTCTTTAAGGGCACAGTCGATGGCTGCGGATTTAGACATAATGCGAACAGCACCCTTAGAAGCATTATATGCACCCAAGTCCGGATCACCAACAAAACCTTCAATAGAAGACATGTTAATAATTGAAGCACCCAGGTTCTTGTTTTTCATCCGTTGAATTGCAAGTCTGGTTCCGAAAAAGACACCATCCAAGTTAATTGACATCAGTTTACGCCATGTTTCAGTTGAAGTTTCTTCAATCGAGCCGGTTAAACCAACACCAGCATTGTTTACAAGGGTCGAAACTGGGCCGTATAGTTTTTCAGTTGTATCAAATAATTTTGTCCAACCATCTTCATCGGAAGCATCATGTTGTACAAATGTGACAACGTCTGAACCACCAATTTGCTTGGCAGCTTTTTCACCAACGTCAGCATGACGACCGGTAATGACAACCTTGGCGCCTTCTTCAACAAACTTTTGGGCTACAGCAAAACCAATTCCCAAAGTACCACCAGTAACGATTGCAACTTTTCCATCTAAACGATTGCTCATGTGTAAAACCTCCTAATTGTTATATGTGAAGTTTAACACAAAAACGCTCATTTAGAAAATCGAGTAGTTAAGTTCAATAGTACATATTTAATTATGTTTCACATGAAACATAATTAAGACACCTACAATGCGGCGGGTGATTGAATATTTAATTCGGTAGCAATATCTTGTAGCTGCTTCGTAGTGGTGTCGTCAATTGAAACACCGTGCGCCTTATTTTCATCGTAACGTTTGTATTCTCGATCACCGGGGATCATGATTTGGGTGCCAGGTAGTTTGTCTAGATTTCGAATGCGGTCAAACATACTTTCGACATTGCCCTTAAGAACCTCCAGATCGCCAAAGAAAGATGGATCGATGGCCATAAAGAACTGGCTAAAATCATGTTTGCCAGTGTTTGTGTCGGCAGAAATGGAACCTTGGGCTAAAATACCAGTTAAAAGTTCAACTACTAACGAGTTACCAAAACCCTTGTAATTGGAGTTTTCTTCAGAATTGCCACCCAGGGTCAAAACGCCACCACCAGGTTGTTCTTCTGTAAAGGCAACCTTGGAAAGAATATCTTCGGCTGCATTGGCATCTTTGACAACACCACGGTCACCATCAATGGCCCATTCACCAGGAATTTGTTCACCCTTTTTAGCCAGTAGCTGGATTTTACCGCCAGAAACAACTGAAGTGGCACCATCAAAAACGAATGGGTGTGGATCGGCTGGAAAGGTGAACGCAAATGCATTGGAACCTAAGAATGCGTCCTTAGAATTTGTTGGAACGACAAGTGGGCGTGTATTTGTATTTGAAATCCCAATTAGTCCGGCCTCGGCTGCCATTCGTGAGTAATAACCAGCAGTTCCGAAATGATTTGAATTACGAATTACGGCAACGGAAATGACTGACTTCTTTGTTTTTTCGATTAGACTCTTCATTGCGAGTGCCGAAGCAATGTGTCCCATGTTTTGGTTGGCATCAATCAATAAACTAGTGGGTGTTTCTTTTAATATGATTGGTTTATTTTTGGGTTCAATAATGTGTTCTTTAATCATATTGAGATACCAAGCTAATCGCTGGATGCCATGAGAAGAAATTCCCCGTAAGTCGGCATCGACTAATGTATCTGCTAGTAATGCACTATCTTCCTTTGAAAAATCATATTTGGCAAAGACCTGCTCTAAAAATGTTGCTTCTGCTGATGAACTAATTTTCATCATGATTCCTTCTTTCTAATTTAATTCAAATAAAAAATCGTCCTGTACAAAAATTTGTACAAGGACGATTACGATTAAACCGTGGTGCCACCTATATTTACAATCAAAAAATGACTGCCTTGGTGCTTATTAAAATGGTCAAATAAGCTGGCAGCATAACGATTGCTAGGCGTAGACATGGCGTTAACTTGTCTAATACTCCGAGTTCATCTTCACTAGTTTTAAAATGTACCCTTGCAGCGAATAGGTACTCTCTTAAAATTAAAACGAGTTACTCTTCTCATCAATATTTAATGTATTAACTTACTGACGAATTTAAAACAAATTGATTTGTTTGTCAAGGAGACACATTGTAGAATGTGGTTGGAACGCGATACTATTTAGAGGTGAATAATAATGCAAACAGCAGCAGAGCTTTTTTTGGCAATTCAAAACGATCCACAAAATAAAGTATTTACCCAACAAAAAATTTTACCACTGTACCATGTTGAGCTTGATGCAGAAATTATGATAATCAGCCAAGCGCCTAGTCGAAAGGCACAAGCATCGATGGTGTTTTGGGATGACCCCAGTGGCGATCGGTTACGAGCATGGATGGGAATGACTAAAGAGCAGTTTTATCATTCCGGAAAAATAGCAGTAATGCCGCTAGATTTTTATTATCCGGGTAAGGGTCCACATGGTGATTTACCACCCCGAAAAGGATTCGCTGAAAAATGGCATGAGTCTGTTTTAGCACTCATGCCAAATATTCGGTTAACACTCTTGGTTGGCCAATATGCTCAAAAATATTATTTGCAAAAAAAACAGCAAAAAAATTTAACGGAAACGGTTCGCCATTATGAGGATTATTTACCCACCTACTTTCCGCTAGTCCATCCATCTCCATTAAACTATGGGTGGTTGAAACAACATGCTTGGTTTGAACAAACGGTTGTTCCAGCACTGCAAACGCAGGTTAAGCAAATCATGGCTGATAAATAAAAAAACTTAATGCTTGCCTTGAAGTTAACTCCATGGTTTATGATGATCTCGTAATCAAATAAGGAGGATTTTATATTATGAATATTCCAACATTTAAATTGAACAATGGTGTCGAGATCCCAGCAGTGGGTTTTGGCGTTTTCCAAATTGAAAATAATGGGACAAAACAAGCAGTATTAGATGCAATTGATGCTGGGTATCGGTTAATTGATACCGCGCAAGCATATGGTAATGAAAAAGAAGTCGGTGAAGCAATCAAGGAATCTGGGGTTGCACGGGACGAACTATTTATTACCACTAAGGTTTGGGTGAGCTCAACTGGTTATGATGCTACTAAAAAAGAATTTCAAGACGCGTTAGATCGTCTTAAATTAGATTATCTGGATATGTTTTTAATTCATCAGCCTTATGGGGATGTTTATGGTTCTTGGCGGGCCATGGAAGAGCTCCAACAAGCGGGCAAAGTTCGGGCAATCGGAATTTCTAACTTCAATGCGGATCGATTTGTAGATTTAGCTCAACATAATGAGGTTATTCCGCAATTAAACCAGATTGAAATTAATCCATGGAATCAGCAAAAAGATGAACTGGATTGGCATAAAAAAGTTGGTATTCAGCCAGAAGCTTGGGCTCCATTTGCTGAGGGTAAGCATGATTTGTTTACAAATGATGTACTGACAAAGATTGCCAAAGCCCATGATAAAGGAGTTGGTCAGGTTGTACTGCGCTGGTTATATCAACGTGGCATTGTTACATTAGCCAAGTCAGTTCATGAAAATCGGATGAAAGAGAACATCAACATTTTTGATTTTGAATTGACCACCGAAGAAATGAATCAAATTTATGCTTTAGATATGAAAGAGTCTGCATTCTTTGACCACCGTGATCCTAACATGGTTGTACAACTGGGTGGCGGCGCTCGTTGGTCTGATAAATAAAAGATTGGAGAAAATGATATGCGTGTGATGATATTAGGTGCTGCGGGTCAAATTGGTAAAATGGTTACTAATGATCTCTTGGCTCAGACTGATTTTGATTTAACACTGTATGGTCGAAATGTTTCTACGAGATTAGCTGATCAAGCTAGTAATCGAGTTACATTTATTGATGGTACGTTTGAGGAACTTGATAAAATTAAAGCTAGTTTAGCAAATGTTGACGCGGTCTATCTGAGTTTTGTGGCCGGTGATGACATTATTCAACCACTAGTTAAAATTTTACAAGCAGCGGGTGTTAAACGATTTATTGCGGCTAATATTCCTGATTTATATCAAGAAGTGACCGGTAAATTTCAGAAATGGTATCGAGAAAATACTGGGATTGTTTGGAATACGCCGTATAAAAAAGCGGCTGATATTATTGAAAATAGTGAACTTGATTATATTATTTTACGAATTACTTGGTTGTATAATCAGGAAGGTAATACCAATGTTCACATTACCAAAAAGGGTGAACCATTTGTGGAGGCACAGGTTACTCGACAAGCGGTAGCACAAACGGTAGTTGATTTACTGACTGGTAAACTTGATTATCATCGTGAAAGCTTAGGATTGGGTGAGCCTGGAACACAATATTCCAAACCGAGTTTTTACTAAAAGTAACTGCACAACAAAAAACGCAATCTAATTCAGATTGCGTTTTTTGTTGTGCATGACTGGTAGTTGCACTCCAATCCAGGCGTGGTAAACTATTGCTAACTTATATTGGGATGGTGGAAATTTTGAAGCAAGGGTCGCAATGGATATTGTTATTTGCAACATCAATGGTTTCGTTCATGTCAACGATTGATGCAAGTATTGTCAATATTGCTGTACCTAAAATGTCACGCGATTTAAAGGTGCCGATGAATGAGGCAGAGTGGATCGTGTCTGTATATCTAGTCATGATTTGTGTGTTGCTGATTTTCTTTGGTAAGTTATCAGATCAGGTGGGAAGAATTCCAATTTTTCAAATTGGGACCCTTATTTTTGTGGCTGGGTCGCTGTTTTGTGGTTTAAGTACCAACTTAACTATGATTATTATTTCCCGGGTAATTCAAGCGGTTGGAGCGTCAATGACTATGGCAACCAATTTTGGGATTATCACCGAGATTTTTCCGTTTCAACGACATGGAATCGCGTTAGGGGTTAATAGTTCATTTGTTCAAGTTGGTAATATTGCTGGACCAGGATTAGGTGGTTTAATTTTGGCGACGTTCAACTGGCACTATATTTTCTTTGTGAATGTGCCAATCGGTTTAATTGCGTTTGCATTCGGTCATCATATCTTTCCAAAGGATACTCAGCCTCGTAAACCGATTGTGGTTGACTGGTTGGGATATGCGACTTATTCAATGGCAACAGTTGCTTTTTTTGTAGCAATCTATTGGGGTCAAGCGATCGGATTTGTCCAGATACGTATCATGGGGCTATTTGCAATAGCTGCTGGGTTATTGGCGGTCTTTATTAGGCATGAACGACAGGCTAAGGATCCATTAATTAATTTGAAGATTTTTAAAAGCGGTGGCTTTTCAATTGGAATCATTACTGCAATGTTGGTTTATTCAGTTGGTTATTTTAATAATATGATCATGCCTTTTTACCTGCAAGAGACACTGAAGTTATCTTCAATGACGGCTGGTTTAATTTTAATGTCGATTCCAATTTTAAATATTTTCAGTGCACCAGTAGGAGGGATGATTGCTGACCATATTGGAGCCGAAAAGATTTCTTTTCTAGCGTTATTTATTTTTCTAATTCCCGAATTAATATTTATTAATATAAATGTTTCTTGGTCAATTGTTTGGTTGATTGTTGGTTTGGCATTCTTTGGAATTGCCAATGGTGCTTTTCAAAATAATCCAATGATCATGGGTAATGCTGGAAAAGAATATCAAGGGGTTGCTGGTTCCATCGCTGCTTTGGCTCGTAATTTTGGAATGTCAATTGGTTTGTCATTGGCAACATCGCTGCTTTATTTTGGGATTAGTGTCAAGGCTGGAAAACACATCACGGCATATCCAACAGCACATCCACACTGGTTTATCTTTGGTATGCATTTCACCTATTGGTTTGCACTCGCAATGATTATTATCGCTATTAGTTTGCTAGGTGGTCTATTACTCAAACAACGATTAAGCGCAAAGCAAGTGAAAGAATAGATTGAGTATGCAAAAAGAGGAGAGTGGGAAATAAGGCGTTTAGATTCTGAGCATACTCCGTTGTCCAAAGAACTAACTGCTAAAGCAGTAAGTTCTCATGGCAGCCTAGACTAACGAATGATCCGTACTTTGGATCGTTTGTTAATCGTAGCTAAGCGGAAGCCATTATTACTTGCCGGTTTTCGGCTTAGTAATATGGACATCGAAGAGAATCTGCCTTATTTCCCACGTTTTAGCAATAAAGTTCCTAAAAGCAAAAGAAGCCTCAGCAAAAACGTAGTTTTTGCCCAGCTTCCTCTTCCTACATACTTATTTAGTTTAATCGATAAGACTACCATCTTTACGATATTCTTTAACGCACGATCTTTTATTTTTAGCAATGCCTTTAGCAGCAGCCACCGCTTCTTTTTTTGTATCAAAAATTTCGCTAGGCTTTTTGGCACCTTCTGTCATCACAGCCCAGCCATTGTCAGTATGTTTCACGACTTCATTGGCATTAATTAACTTTGCACTCCGCTCGTTGACATCATGCTGATCGTTTTTGCTAGGATTGTCCTCTTTAACGAATTCGCGTTTTTCTTTTTCGCTGGCGTTAGCATACCATTTTTCGGCTTGACTCATTGCAATTGGAATTGCCCGATCATATGGGTAACCATCAGCAAGCAATGCATTGGCAATATCGATTGCCTTTTTTCGTTCCAGTTGTTTCATATTCTTCATTGAGGTTGGGTAGTCTTTCATGTTCCATGCCATTCGTGTATCCTCCTTGACGATTCGTCGGTGTGATTATAAAAATTAGTGGTAGTAAAATTCTATCTGTAATAGTAACTATACCAATTTTTAAATAATAACGAAAGCATTATGCATATGATTAGTTATCAAAAAGAATTATAACCTGCTTGAAACTCATCCATTGCGCCATGCAGAGCAGCAGATACATTTTCATAAATATCTGGTACTAGGACTAATCCGAGTAGAATAATTCCTAAGACCACTGTCTTAGTTGAGAGTGAACGGTTGAATTGGCGCCAGTTGATGGTAAATAATAGCCCAATAAATAATACGATAACGGGTAGACTTGTCCAGTCGCTGAACGTTGCAACTTTAACGTGAAGACTAATTAAAATAATATACATTATAATTCCTAAGACTAAACCACCGACCACAATTTTAAATACGCGACTAAGCGGTTCCTTATTACCTGCAGTTAGGCTGTTCATTAAGGACATGTCGCCACGGACCAGATCGTCAATTGAAATATTGAATAAATTACTGATGGCAACGACATTGGCAAAGGTTGGTAATGCTAAGCCGCTTTCCCATTTTGAGATGGACTGACGTGAGATATGCAGTTTGTCTGCCAATTGGGTTTGAGATAAGCTATGTTGCTCCCGATAAGTTTGAATCTGATAACCAATTTTCATTTTATGCTCCTCCTGTTAGATTTTATTATAAACATACGCTGAATAAAAGGGGAGCACCAAATGGTTGCGACAAAAAAAGAGTGCAAACAGTCACGGATAATTTTATGTTAGACGTTTGTGACTGTTTGCATATTAGTTAGATGCTAATCCTTGAATGGTTTCTGTTAGCCAGTTTGTATAACCAGTTTCACGCTGAATTGCGTGTTGTAATATTAGAAAATGCCCGAAATTATTTGAATCACTTTGATTGTGAAACTTCGACTTCATTTGCTGCTGCAGATGCGTTAACTTGTTTTTATGTAAGTTAAGTTGTTCCGTTAACATTGGCTTTAATCGGGCATCATCAGTCTTATGGATAAAGTACAATTTCAAAATAAATTCGTCTTTGGTTGCTGACAATGCAGGGGTGGGTTCACTAATCCATTGATGCAGTTCATTGGTTCCTTGATCAGTGATTGAATACGATTTTTTTTCGAGTTTTTCTCCTGTAATAGTCAGACGATGGGTAATTAGTTGGTTATCTTCTAGTCGCTTTAGTAGAGGATAAATTTGGCTGTGATTAGCCGACCAGAATTCACCAATATCAGAATCAAAAGCCTTTGTGATATCGTACCCAGTCAATTCATTCTCACTTAACAGTCCAAGAATGATAAATTTTAGTTTGTTTCGCTGTGCCATAAAGGGGACTCCTTGACAATTTAATGGGACCAGTATACCATGATCCAGTATTATAAAACATGTAAATAATTACATGTATAAAAATAAAAAGGAGAGCATGAATAATGATAGAAAAACATTTTACAACACTTGACGATTTTTTAGGAACTCATTTCATTTACACGTATGACAATGGTTGGGAGTATGAATGGTACGCTAAAAACGATCATACTGTTGATTATCGAATTCATGGTGGCATGGTTGCTGGTCGTTGGGTGACTGATCAAGAAGCTGATATTGTCATGTTAACGGCAGGCATTTATAAAATTTCATGGACGGAGCCTACTGGTACTGATGTTGCACTTGACTTTTTACCAAATGATCATAAAGTCCATGGCACAATCTTTTTCCCAAAGTGGGTTGAAGAACATCCAGAAATTACAGTGACTTACCAAAATGAACATATTGATTTGATGGAAACTTCTCGTGAAAAGTACGCAACCTATCCTAAGTTAGTAGTTCCAGAATTTGCTAACATTACTTATATGGGCGAAGCTGGGCAAGATAACGAAGATGTAATCAGTGAAGCACCATATGAAGGGATGCCTGATGATATCCGTAGTGGTAAGTATTTTGATGAAAAATACCATCGAGTAAATAAATAATTCTTTATGTAGATGATAATAGGCGATTATTTCCGAGGAAATAGTCGCCTATTATGGAATTCAATCATATTATTTAGTGTAATCGATATTTTTAGTATCTTTGGTAAAGGCCAAAGCAATAAATGAAACAACGGCCATGATGCCTAAATACAATCCGACAGTATGTAAGCCCCAGTTTGCTGCTAACCAAGTTGCGATTGTTGGAGCAAACGCAGCTCCAACGATGGCGGATAGATTATAGGCTAGCGCCGAACCAGAATAACGTACTTTAGTAGAAAATAGTTCTGGTAGGACTGCACCAATTGGACCGTAAATAATTCCCATCAAGAAAAAGCCGATAAATAGAAATGCACAGACACCTGGCACATTATGCTGTCCCGTTAAGAAAACAGGGAAGATGACTGCAAATATTGCAATTAGAGCAGTTCCTGTCATTAGAATCTTTTTGCGCCCCCAGTAGTCTGCTAAGTAAGAGGAAGCCAGAATAACGGCGGCAAACATCACAATGGCGGCCATTAAGAGTAGCAAAAATTCTCGATTACTAAAGCCTAAATTTGTGGTGGCAAATGTTAATGACCAAGTAGAGAGGGTGAAGAAGAAAGTATATGAAACAGCAACGATGAAAGTACCACGTAAGATTTGTTTCCAGCTTGTTTTGAAAACTTCTTTAAGAGGTGACTTTGCTACGTTTTCCTCCTTTTGCGTCATTCGAAATAAAGGTGTTTCTTGAAGCCTTTTGCGGACCCATAAACCGATAATTACCATTACAGCGGAAGCTAAAAATGGGATGCGCCAGCCAAAGCTTACCATTTGAGATGGTGTTAAGAATGATTCCAGAACAAAGAAGAGACCGTTACATAAGAAAAATCCTAAGGGAGCGCCGAGCTTTGGAAATGAACCATATAAAGCTCGTTTGTTTTCAGGAGCATTTTCAGTGGCCACTAAGACTGCACCTGACCATTCACCGCCTAACCCAATTCCCTGAACAAAGCGACATAAACAAAGCAGGATTACTGCAGTAAAGCCAAGTGTTTTAAATCCAGGCAAGAATCCAATTAATACTGTCGCACCACCCATTAGGCTTAATGAAACAACCAGTGTTCGTTTTCGCCCAATCTTGTCACCAAAGTGGCCAAATATAAATGATCCTAATGGTCTGGCAACAAATGCTACTCCGAAAGTTAATAGACTTAATAAGATGGCAATGGTTGGAGTTAAGGACGGGAAGAAAATCTTTGGAAAATAAGTGGCTGCTGCGGTTCCATATGCGTAAAAATCAAAGAACTCAACCGCGGTTCCAATCATTGACGCAAAAATAACTGTTTTGACCGGGTCTCGTTCAATTGTGGTGCTTTCTGTATGTAATAATTCTGTCGATGTTTCCATAATGCAGTCACTTCCTATTCTATGTGTTTGATAGATTGCTCAAATCATTGTTGCAATAAACAATATTCCTCCAGTTCTCAAGGTAAATAAAAAGGCCAAGGAGTTTGAACACCCCTGGCCAATGCCAACGCTGCTCGCAAATTAGTGCGAGCAACAATTTAAATTGTCACTCACACTACATAATAATAATTTGGACTCGTAGGCTGGCTGTCATAATTATTTACCTCGTTGATATAAATTTGATGTTAGTATCATATCTTAGTTAATGAGCTTTGTAAACAGAAAAATTAAAATTAGATTATAAAATGATTAAAGAAGCTGTGAAAATAGCTTGTAAGTACACGCTTATTAGACGTCATTTTATTAAATTAATTATGAGAATTACTTAATAAAAATAATTCTTTTGACAGTAAAACTTACGATTTTATTGAAATTCAATATCTCCACCGATTAATTTTGAAATTATGCTATACTTTGAAGAATGTTTTTTTAGTCAGCTACACGGAAGGATGAACAATATATGTCAGAAGCATCAAATTACTTAGCAAGTGTCCGCGCCAAAATTGTGGAGCGCGATCCTAACCAACCAGAATTTTTAGAAGCAATTGATAATTTTTTCCCTACATTGGTTCCTGTTTTAGAAAAGCATCCTGAATATATTAAAGCAAACTTGATTGAACGGTTAACTGAGCCGGAACGTGCTTTTCAATTTCGTGTTTCTTGGGTAGATGACCAAGGCCAAGTACATGTAAATCGTGCATTTCGTGTCCAATTTAACGGTGCCATTGGCCCTTACAAGGGTGGATTAAGACTGCATCCTAGTGTTAATTTGTCGATTGTTAAATTCTTAGGATTCGAACAAATCTTTAAAAATAGCCTCACTGGGTTACCAATTGGTGGTGGTAAGGGTGGTAGTGATTTTGACCCTAAAGGTAAGTCTGACGGTGAAGTGATGCGGTTCACGCAAAGTTTCATGACTGAATTACAAAAATATATTGGACCCGATCTAGATGTTCCTGCTGGTGATATTGGTGTTGGTGCACGTGAAATCGGGTATCTGTATGGTCAATATCGGCGGTTAAATGGATACCAAGCTGGCGTTTTGACAGGTAAAGGGCTTACCTATGGTGGTAGTTTGGCACGAACACAGGCAACTGGATTTGGTTTGCTGTACTACACACAAGCGCTTTTAGACGCGCAAGGTGAGCAATTGACCGGCAAAAAAATCAAAGTTTCTGGTTCTGGTAATGTTGCAATCTATGCGATTCAAAAGGCGACAGAACTAGGAGCAACGGTTGTGACTGCTTCTGATTCAAACGGTTTTGTTTACGATCCGAATGGAATTGACTACCAAGTAGTTCAACAAATTAAAGAAGTGGAACGCGGACGAATTAAAACGTACGCTGATCGAGTTGAAACGGCCTCATATCATGAAGGATCGGTATGGGACTTTGATGTTACTTATGATATTGCATTACCGAGTGCAACTCAAAATGAGATTGATGGTGAGCGCGCAAAACGCTTAGTTCAAAATGGCGTAACGGTGGTGGCATCAGGGTCAAATATGCCATGTACACCTGAAGCGGTGACGGTATTCCACGAGGCGAACGTTTTGCTAGGACCCGCCAAAGCGGCCAATGCTGGTGGAGTTGCAGTTTCAGCGTTAGAAATGAGCCAAAATAGTGAGCGCTTGTCTTGGACGTTTGAAGAAGTTGATGAAC
This window encodes:
- a CDS encoding phenolic acid decarboxylase translates to MEKHFTTLDDFLGTHFIYTYDNGWEYEWYAKNDHTVDYRIHGGMVAGRWVTDQEADIVMLTAGIYKISWTEPTGTDVALDFLPNDHKVHGTIFFPKWVEEHPEITVTYQNEHIDLMETSREKYATYPKLVVPEFANITYMGEAGQDNEDVISEAPYEGMPDDIRSGKYFDEKYHRVNK
- a CDS encoding MFS transporter, producing the protein METSTELLHTESTTIERDPVKTVIFASMIGTAVEFFDFYAYGTAAATYFPKIFFPSLTPTIAILLSLLTFGVAFVARPLGSFIFGHFGDKIGRKRTLVVSLSLMGGATVLIGFLPGFKTLGFTAVILLCLCRFVQGIGLGGEWSGAVLVATENAPENKRALYGSFPKLGAPLGFFLCNGLFFVLESFLTPSQMVSFGWRIPFLASAVMVIIGLWVRKRLQETPLFRMTQKEENVAKSPLKEVFKTSWKQILRGTFIVAVSYTFFFTLSTWSLTFATTNLGFSNREFLLLLMAAIVMFAAVILASSYLADYWGRKKILMTGTALIAIFAVIFPVFLTGQHNVPGVCAFLFIGFFLMGIIYGPIGAVLPELFSTKVRYSGSALAYNLSAIVGAAFAPTIATWLAANWGLHTVGLYLGIMAVVSFIALAFTKDTKNIDYTK
- a CDS encoding PadR family transcriptional regulator, with amino-acid sequence MAQRNKLKFIILGLLSENELTGYDITKAFDSDIGEFWSANHSQIYPLLKRLEDNQLITHRLTITGEKLEKKSYSITDQGTNELHQWISEPTPALSATKDEFILKLYFIHKTDDARLKPMLTEQLNLHKNKLTHLQQQMKSKFHNQSDSNNFGHFLILQHAIQRETGYTNWLTETIQGLASN
- a CDS encoding helix-turn-helix domain-containing protein, producing MKIGYQIQTYREQHSLSQTQLADKLHISRQSISKWESGLALPTFANVVAISNLFNISIDDLVRGDMSLMNSLTAGNKEPLSRVFKIVVGGLVLGIIMYIILISLHVKVATFSDWTSLPVIVLFIGLLFTINWRQFNRSLSTKTVVLGIILLGLVLVPDIYENVSAALHGAMDEFQAGYNSF
- a CDS encoding NAD(P)H-binding protein, with protein sequence MRVMILGAAGQIGKMVTNDLLAQTDFDLTLYGRNVSTRLADQASNRVTFIDGTFEELDKIKASLANVDAVYLSFVAGDDIIQPLVKILQAAGVKRFIAANIPDLYQEVTGKFQKWYRENTGIVWNTPYKKAADIIENSELDYIILRITWLYNQEGNTNVHITKKGEPFVEAQVTRQAVAQTVVDLLTGKLDYHRESLGLGEPGTQYSKPSFY
- a CDS encoding MFS transporter; its protein translation is MVEILKQGSQWILLFATSMVSFMSTIDASIVNIAVPKMSRDLKVPMNEAEWIVSVYLVMICVLLIFFGKLSDQVGRIPIFQIGTLIFVAGSLFCGLSTNLTMIIISRVIQAVGASMTMATNFGIITEIFPFQRHGIALGVNSSFVQVGNIAGPGLGGLILATFNWHYIFFVNVPIGLIAFAFGHHIFPKDTQPRKPIVVDWLGYATYSMATVAFFVAIYWGQAIGFVQIRIMGLFAIAAGLLAVFIRHERQAKDPLINLKIFKSGGFSIGIITAMLVYSVGYFNNMIMPFYLQETLKLSSMTAGLILMSIPILNIFSAPVGGMIADHIGAEKISFLALFIFLIPELIFININVSWSIVWLIVGLAFFGIANGAFQNNPMIMGNAGKEYQGVAGSIAALARNFGMSIGLSLATSLLYFGISVKAGKHITAYPTAHPHWFIFGMHFTYWFALAMIIIAISLLGGLLLKQRLSAKQVKE
- a CDS encoding DUF2188 domain-containing protein; this encodes MAWNMKDYPTSMKNMKQLERKKAIDIANALLADGYPYDRAIPIAMSQAEKWYANASEKEKREFVKEDNPSKNDQHDVNERSAKLINANEVVKHTDNGWAVMTEGAKKPSEIFDTKKEAVAAAKGIAKNKRSCVKEYRKDGSLID